A window of Acidimicrobiia bacterium contains these coding sequences:
- a CDS encoding NADH-quinone oxidoreductase subunit M: protein MDFPILSTIILLPIAGAIVVMFLPSRRPELVLPVAIAGSLVTLGAVGWLLVEFEAGEAGFQFVEQVSWYADWGVGWHVGVDGISLLLVALTALLFPISLAASTGITHRVREYAASMLFLEAGILGVFLCLDLLVFFIFWEAMLVPMYFIIGIWGGERRVHAAIKFFLYTALGSALMLSGIIFLGLTGGEGGPTFDFVELLGADLSRTTQFWLFAAFGLSFAIKVPVFPFHTWLPDAHVEAPTAGSVILAGVLLKLGAYGLLRFNLTLFPEAAVELVPVLAVLAVIGIVYGAIVAIVQTDIKRLVAYSSVSHLGFVVLGIFALTSHGLQGSVLQMVNHGLTTGALFLLVGMIYERRHTREISQFGGLATVMPRYAAAFLFVAFASIGLPGLNGFVGEFFILIGAYLSLPVYTIVGASGVVLAAVYLLWAYQRMFTGPIVVEENRALRDIGFREVAILAPLLALILFLGIYPKPALDRIEPSVNRVLERIEQSTEYEVPQP, encoded by the coding sequence ATGGACTTCCCCATCCTCTCCACCATCATCCTCCTCCCCATTGCCGGGGCGATTGTTGTGATGTTCTTGCCTTCGCGGCGGCCGGAGTTGGTGTTGCCGGTGGCGATCGCAGGATCGTTGGTGACTCTGGGCGCCGTCGGGTGGTTGCTGGTCGAGTTCGAGGCGGGGGAGGCCGGGTTCCAGTTCGTCGAGCAGGTCTCCTGGTACGCCGACTGGGGTGTCGGCTGGCATGTCGGGGTGGACGGGATCTCGCTGCTGCTGGTGGCGCTCACCGCGCTGTTGTTCCCGATCAGCCTCGCTGCCTCCACCGGAATCACCCATCGGGTCCGCGAGTACGCCGCGTCGATGCTGTTCCTCGAGGCGGGGATCCTCGGGGTGTTCCTCTGCCTCGACCTCCTGGTCTTCTTCATCTTCTGGGAGGCGATGCTCGTCCCGATGTACTTCATCATCGGGATCTGGGGCGGCGAGCGCCGGGTCCACGCCGCCATCAAGTTCTTCCTCTACACCGCGCTGGGGTCGGCGTTGATGCTGTCCGGAATCATCTTCCTCGGCCTCACCGGCGGGGAGGGTGGTCCCACCTTCGACTTCGTGGAGCTGCTCGGCGCCGACCTCTCCCGCACCACTCAGTTCTGGCTGTTCGCCGCGTTCGGCCTCTCGTTCGCCATCAAGGTGCCGGTGTTCCCGTTCCACACCTGGCTCCCCGACGCCCATGTCGAAGCGCCCACCGCCGGCTCGGTGATCCTGGCGGGCGTGCTGCTCAAGCTGGGCGCCTACGGGCTGCTCCGCTTCAACCTCACGCTGTTCCCCGAGGCGGCCGTGGAGTTGGTGCCGGTGCTGGCGGTGCTCGCCGTGATCGGCATCGTCTACGGGGCGATCGTCGCCATCGTCCAGACCGACATCAAGCGGCTGGTGGCGTACTCGTCGGTGAGCCACCTCGGCTTCGTCGTTCTCGGCATCTTCGCCCTCACCTCCCACGGCCTCCAGGGGAGCGTGTTGCAGATGGTGAACCACGGCCTCACCACCGGCGCTCTCTTCCTGTTGGTCGGCATGATCTACGAGCGCCGCCACACCCGCGAGATCTCCCAGTTCGGCGGCCTGGCCACGGTGATGCCCCGCTACGCCGCCGCCTTCCTGTTCGTCGCCTTCGCCTCGATCGGTCTCCCCGGCCTCAACGGGTTCGTTGGCGAATTCTTCATCCTCATCGGCGCGTATCTGTCGCTGCCCGTCTACACCATCGTCGGCGCCAGCGGGGTGGTCCTCGCCGCGGTGTACCTGTTGTGGGCCTACCAGCGGATGTTCACCGGCCCGATCGTCGTCGAAGAGAACCGGGCGCTGCGCGACATCGGGTTCCGCGAGGTGGCGATCCTCGCCCCCCTGCTCGCCCTCATCCTCTTTCTCGGCATCTACCCCAAGCCCGCCCTCGACCGAATCGAGCCCTCAGTGAACCGGGTACTGGAACGGATAGAGCAGAGCACCGAGTACGAGGTTCCGCAGCCATGA
- the nuoL gene encoding NADH-quinone oxidoreductase subunit L: MESLVTLAVLLPLAGTVLLAGFGRRLPEPLAGVVGTLTVAGSFGCVALASLDFFAGSGEPLVVTWFEWFPAFGVDVAFHFDQLSALMTLVVTGVGTLIHLYSIGYMHGDPRFGQFFTYLNLFITSMLILVLAGNFAVMFVGWELVGLCSYLLISFWFERETAAAAGKKAFVVNRVGDLGFLVAMMIVFVTFGTFDFGEVFAAAPSVLTTGTATAIGLLLLLGAAGKSAQLPLYVWLPDAMEGPTPVSALIHAATMVTAGVYLVARTGVIFELAPVAAAVVAIVGTATALFAATIAVAQADIKRVLAYSTISQLGFMFMSVGAAAHVAGMFHLMTHAFFKALLFLGAGSVIHGMHDEQDMTRMGGLARKMPVTFATMAIGWLAISGIPPLAGFWSKDEILGAVFERGGLWTVLWGVGIFTALLTAFYMTRMMWLTFFGAPRWADGVEPHESPRVMTVPLMALAGLSIVGGLVNTPFRTSLEHFLAPAFAAVHLSHPPEGAAAWILAGISVVAAVAGIGMAALRYRDRIPAEQGLGWRVLSRGYYLDDVYGQVFARSGKLGAAWLAFRFDSRGIDGAVEGVGGLTRRVASWLRPLQTGFVRSYGVAILLGGVALLAWFLSRGAL, encoded by the coding sequence ATGGAGTCGCTGGTCACCCTCGCCGTGCTCCTGCCCCTCGCCGGGACCGTTCTGCTCGCCGGGTTCGGCCGACGGCTCCCCGAGCCGCTCGCCGGCGTGGTCGGCACCCTCACGGTGGCCGGATCGTTCGGGTGCGTCGCCCTCGCCTCGTTGGACTTCTTCGCCGGTTCGGGTGAACCTCTGGTGGTCACCTGGTTCGAGTGGTTCCCCGCCTTCGGGGTGGACGTCGCCTTCCACTTCGACCAGCTTTCTGCGTTGATGACCCTGGTGGTCACCGGCGTGGGCACGCTGATCCACCTCTACTCGATCGGGTACATGCATGGCGACCCGCGGTTCGGGCAGTTCTTCACCTACTTGAACCTGTTCATCACCTCCATGCTGATCCTGGTGCTTGCCGGCAACTTCGCGGTGATGTTCGTGGGGTGGGAACTGGTCGGTCTGTGCTCGTACCTTTTGATCTCGTTCTGGTTCGAACGCGAGACCGCGGCCGCGGCGGGGAAGAAGGCGTTCGTGGTCAACCGGGTGGGCGACCTCGGGTTCCTCGTGGCGATGATGATCGTGTTCGTCACCTTCGGTACCTTCGACTTCGGCGAGGTGTTCGCCGCCGCCCCGTCGGTGCTCACCACCGGGACCGCCACCGCCATCGGACTCCTGCTGCTCTTGGGCGCCGCCGGCAAGTCGGCGCAGCTGCCCCTCTATGTGTGGCTGCCCGACGCGATGGAGGGCCCCACCCCGGTGTCGGCCCTGATCCACGCCGCCACCATGGTCACCGCCGGTGTCTACCTGGTGGCCCGCACCGGGGTGATCTTCGAGCTGGCTCCGGTGGCCGCCGCGGTGGTTGCCATCGTCGGCACCGCAACCGCGCTGTTCGCCGCCACCATCGCCGTGGCCCAGGCCGACATCAAACGGGTGCTGGCCTACTCGACGATCAGCCAACTCGGCTTCATGTTCATGTCCGTGGGCGCCGCCGCCCATGTGGCGGGCATGTTCCATCTGATGACCCACGCCTTCTTCAAGGCACTGCTCTTCCTCGGCGCCGGTTCGGTGATCCACGGGATGCATGACGAGCAGGACATGACCCGGATGGGCGGCCTCGCCCGGAAGATGCCGGTGACCTTCGCCACGATGGCGATCGGCTGGCTCGCCATCTCCGGCATCCCGCCGCTGGCCGGCTTCTGGTCGAAGGATGAGATCCTTGGCGCGGTGTTCGAGCGAGGTGGGTTGTGGACAGTCCTCTGGGGCGTCGGGATCTTCACCGCGCTGCTCACCGCCTTCTACATGACCCGGATGATGTGGCTCACCTTCTTCGGTGCCCCTCGGTGGGCCGATGGGGTGGAGCCACACGAATCCCCGCGAGTGATGACCGTGCCGTTGATGGCGTTGGCCGGGCTCTCCATCGTCGGTGGCCTGGTCAACACTCCGTTCCGCACATCGCTCGAGCACTTCCTCGCTCCGGCTTTCGCCGCCGTCCACCTGAGCCATCCTCCCGAGGGTGCCGCTGCCTGGATCCTCGCCGGGATCTCGGTGGTGGCCGCGGTGGCCGGCATAGGGATGGCCGCCCTGCGCTACCGCGACCGAATCCCTGCCGAGCAAGGGCTGGGATGGCGAGTCCTCAGCCGCGGCTACTACCTCGACGACGTGTACGGCCAGGTGTTCGCCCGCTCTGGCAAACTCGGCGCCGCCTGGCTGGCGTTCCGCTTCGATTCGCGCGGCATCGACGGCGCAGTGGAAGGCGTAGGCGGCCTCACCCGTCGGGTCGCCTCCTGGCTCCGCCCCCTCCAAACCGGCTTCGTCCGCTCCTACGGCGTAGCAATCCTCCTCGGCGGAGTGGCCCTACTGGCGTGGTTCTTGAGTAGGGGGGCGCTGTGA
- the nuoG gene encoding NADH-quinone oxidoreductase subunit NuoG, with product MVKVTIDGVEVEVPAGELIIKAAQDHGTYIPRFCWHPRMEPVGMCRMCLVEVETPRGKGLITACTQRVADGVVIDTKSEVVKKAQEGVLEFLLINHPLDCPVCDRGGECPLQDQTLSHGPGESRFVEEKRHFEKPIPISDLVMLDRERCILCARCTRFSDEISGDPLIEFIDRGNYTQINTFPDEPFSSYFSGNTVQLCPVGALTATPYRFRARPWDLEAVESTCTMCSVGCRVSVQASQNEVLRLLAVDSEPVGHGWLCDKGRFGYEYLRSPARLGTPLVRGDDGELREAAWGEALSVAAEGIKGVVARHGAGAIAGLGGARSTNEEAYAFGKLLRGVIGTGNLDARVGDALDPTLMATGEARGLIGDLERAKTVLVWGPDLKEELPVLYLRVRRAATALGATLIVVHPRASGLDREATHVVRYRPGEGAALLDRLTRGDGDLAAVREALTAGPVVAIVGRPGLAESPDLAAAVAAFAAGLPDASVLPVTRRGNVYGAVDMGVVPGLLPGRVLADEAGRDELATAWGLSVPEPGRDADGILAGLADGSVRGLLLLGADPAADNPDRAAAVAGAEFVVSLDLFVNDSNRAADVILPVDGFSEVEGTVTNLEGRVQKVNRVAPGIGQSRQATEVLGDLAVLLGGSLGGPADALFKEISAVAPAYRHITWDGLAWSAGRDGILALNSGLPLPRPGSDIDSPAPGLALHLGRVLYDAGTMVTSGPSLAKLAARPMAHLHPDDAARLGIADGGWAKVGAGSGEAVLPAAIDPSLAPGTVYVPLNFALALSGNSVEVSAAAGPGEAP from the coding sequence ATGGTGAAGGTCACGATCGACGGGGTCGAGGTGGAGGTCCCGGCCGGCGAGCTGATCATCAAGGCCGCCCAGGATCACGGCACCTACATCCCCCGGTTCTGCTGGCACCCGCGCATGGAGCCGGTGGGGATGTGCCGGATGTGCCTGGTCGAAGTGGAGACCCCGCGCGGCAAGGGCTTGATCACCGCCTGCACCCAGCGGGTGGCCGACGGCGTGGTGATCGACACCAAGTCGGAGGTCGTCAAGAAGGCGCAGGAAGGGGTGCTGGAGTTCCTCCTGATCAACCACCCCCTCGACTGCCCGGTGTGCGACCGCGGAGGTGAGTGCCCGCTCCAGGACCAGACCCTGTCGCACGGACCAGGCGAGAGTCGGTTCGTCGAAGAGAAACGTCACTTCGAGAAGCCGATCCCGATCAGCGATCTGGTGATGCTCGACCGCGAGCGCTGCATCCTCTGTGCCCGGTGCACCCGATTCAGCGACGAGATCTCCGGCGACCCGCTCATCGAGTTCATCGATCGAGGGAACTACACCCAGATCAACACATTCCCCGACGAGCCGTTCTCCTCGTACTTCTCGGGCAACACCGTGCAGCTTTGCCCGGTAGGCGCACTCACGGCCACTCCCTACCGGTTCCGGGCAAGACCGTGGGACCTCGAGGCGGTAGAGAGCACCTGCACCATGTGCTCCGTGGGCTGCCGGGTGTCGGTACAGGCGAGTCAGAACGAGGTGCTCCGGCTGCTGGCGGTCGACTCCGAGCCCGTTGGCCACGGTTGGCTCTGCGACAAGGGTCGGTTCGGCTACGAGTACTTGCGGTCCCCGGCCCGACTGGGGACGCCGCTCGTCCGTGGCGACGACGGTGAACTGCGCGAAGCAGCGTGGGGTGAGGCTCTGTCGGTGGCTGCGGAGGGGATCAAGGGAGTCGTCGCTCGCCATGGGGCGGGCGCGATCGCCGGGCTCGGTGGGGCTCGCAGCACCAACGAGGAGGCCTACGCCTTCGGCAAGCTGCTGCGGGGAGTGATCGGCACCGGCAACCTCGACGCCCGGGTGGGGGACGCCCTCGACCCGACGCTGATGGCCACCGGCGAAGCGCGCGGTCTGATCGGCGACCTGGAGCGAGCCAAGACGGTGTTGGTGTGGGGGCCCGATCTGAAGGAAGAGCTTCCGGTCCTTTACCTGCGGGTTCGGCGGGCGGCGACTGCGCTCGGCGCCACCCTGATCGTCGTCCACCCGCGTGCCTCCGGCCTCGACCGCGAGGCGACCCACGTCGTGCGGTATCGGCCAGGCGAAGGCGCCGCGCTGCTCGATCGCCTGACTCGGGGCGACGGCGATCTCGCCGCGGTGCGTGAGGCCCTGACCGCCGGTCCCGTGGTGGCGATCGTGGGCCGGCCGGGCCTGGCCGAGTCGCCCGACCTGGCTGCGGCGGTGGCGGCGTTCGCCGCCGGACTCCCTGACGCATCGGTGCTGCCCGTCACTCGCAGGGGGAACGTCTACGGGGCGGTCGACATGGGAGTCGTCCCCGGTTTGTTGCCCGGCCGGGTGCTCGCCGACGAGGCGGGCCGCGACGAACTCGCCACCGCTTGGGGGCTGTCCGTCCCGGAGCCCGGTCGTGACGCCGACGGGATCCTGGCGGGTCTCGCCGACGGCTCGGTTCGCGGCCTCCTCCTGCTCGGGGCGGACCCCGCCGCCGACAATCCCGACCGGGCAGCCGCCGTGGCCGGCGCAGAGTTCGTGGTGTCTCTCGATCTGTTCGTGAACGACTCGAACCGGGCTGCCGACGTGATCCTCCCGGTGGACGGGTTCTCTGAGGTCGAGGGCACCGTCACCAACCTCGAGGGCCGGGTGCAGAAGGTGAACCGGGTCGCGCCGGGAATCGGTCAGTCACGCCAGGCCACCGAAGTGCTGGGCGATCTCGCGGTACTGCTCGGCGGATCGCTGGGCGGCCCGGCGGATGCGCTGTTCAAGGAGATCTCCGCGGTGGCGCCGGCCTATAGGCATATCACCTGGGACGGGCTGGCGTGGAGCGCCGGGCGCGACGGCATCCTCGCCTTGAATTCCGGGCTTCCCTTGCCCCGACCCGGCTCCGACATCGACTCTCCTGCGCCCGGTCTCGCGCTGCACCTGGGGAGGGTGCTCTATGACGCCGGGACGATGGTCACCTCGGGGCCGTCGCTGGCGAAGTTGGCGGCTCGTCCGATGGCGCACCTCCATCCCGACGATGCGGCGCGTCTCGGGATCGCCGACGGAGGCTGGGCGAAGGTGGGCGCTGGTTCGGGTGAGGCGGTGCTCCCCGCGGCGATCGACCCATCGCTCGCTCCGGGGACGGTCTACGTGCCCCTCAACTTCGCCCTCGCCCTCAGCGGGAATTCGGTCGAGGTGTCCGCCGCGGCGGGTCCGGGGGAGGCGCCATGA
- a CDS encoding NADH-quinone oxidoreductase subunit J has translation MVELVLFVIFGTAALFGAVSMVWARNPVYSAMGLMLTMFSVAVFYVSNAAHFIAVVQVIIYAGAVMTLFLFVIMLIGVDREEHRRESIPFHRPIALVVLALFGAGVLVAGRVAWVTGPTTAGEPINGTVEVIGEELFRKWVLPFEVTALLLIIASVGAIGLALFKGDREAGS, from the coding sequence ATGGTGGAACTCGTGCTGTTCGTCATCTTTGGGACTGCGGCGCTCTTTGGGGCGGTCAGCATGGTTTGGGCTCGGAATCCGGTGTATTCGGCGATGGGGTTGATGCTCACCATGTTTTCGGTGGCGGTGTTCTATGTGTCGAACGCCGCCCACTTCATCGCGGTGGTCCAGGTGATCATCTATGCCGGGGCGGTGATGACGCTGTTCCTCTTCGTGATCATGCTGATCGGGGTCGACCGCGAGGAGCACCGCCGCGAGTCGATCCCTTTCCACCGGCCGATCGCGCTCGTGGTCCTGGCCCTCTTCGGGGCGGGGGTGCTGGTGGCGGGCCGGGTCGCCTGGGTGACCGGGCCGACCACGGCGGGTGAGCCGATCAACGGGACCGTCGAGGTGATCGGCGAAGAATTGTTCCGCAAATGGGTGCTGCCGTTCGAGGTGACCGCCCTGCTGTTGATCATCGCCTCCGTTGGTGCCATCGGCCTGGCGCTTTTCAAGGGGGACCGGGAGGCCGGGTCATGA
- the nuoI gene encoding NADH-quinone oxidoreductase subunit NuoI has product MSRLGPLEGFAITLRQIFKKKVTTQYPKEKRVKPQRFHGRHVLNRYPDGMEKCIGCELCAGVCPARCIYVRGKENPPDAPVSPGERYGFIYEINMLRCIFCALCVEACPTEAITMSQLFEMSVTNRDDAIYTRDELLMDEHGNVPHPEADSILIDKGELLLSDGWMRATSPSGRAAYEGVVAWTPTAGVGIRPPERGQSGSLQSPVSGLQDTEGLPPPASRLPQEEEGEDADGAGSGSGTGDES; this is encoded by the coding sequence ATGAGCCGTCTCGGCCCCCTCGAAGGCTTCGCCATCACTCTCAGGCAGATCTTCAAGAAGAAGGTCACCACTCAGTACCCGAAGGAGAAGCGGGTCAAGCCGCAGCGGTTCCACGGGCGGCATGTGCTGAACCGCTATCCGGACGGGATGGAGAAGTGCATCGGCTGCGAGCTGTGCGCCGGGGTGTGCCCGGCCCGCTGCATCTACGTGCGTGGCAAGGAAAACCCGCCCGACGCCCCGGTGAGCCCCGGGGAGCGGTACGGCTTCATCTACGAGATCAACATGCTCCGCTGCATCTTCTGCGCACTGTGCGTCGAGGCGTGCCCCACCGAGGCGATCACGATGAGCCAGTTGTTCGAGATGTCGGTGACCAACCGGGACGATGCCATCTACACCCGGGACGAGCTGCTGATGGACGAGCACGGCAACGTCCCCCATCCGGAGGCGGACAGCATCCTCATCGACAAGGGAGAGCTGCTGCTGTCCGACGGCTGGATGCGGGCCACCTCGCCATCCGGCCGGGCCGCCTACGAGGGTGTGGTGGCCTGGACGCCGACGGCGGGGGTGGGGATTCGACCGCCGGAGAGGGGGCAGAGTGGAAGTCTCCAGTCTCCAGTCTCCGGTCTCCAGGACACGGAGGGCCTCCCGCCTCCCGCTTCCCGCCTCCCGCAAGAGGAAGAAGGAGAAGATGCGGACGGCGCTGGGAGTGGGTCCGGGACTGGGGACGAGTCCTGA
- the nuoF gene encoding NADH-quinone oxidoreductase subunit NuoF, translating into MIESLLTSRMDAHPADSHTIARYEATGGYEALRKALKMKPEEIAAEVKASNLAGRGGAGFPTGVKWGFLAPATPRYLVINADESEPGTFKDRQLLERDPHQLVEGIVIAAYALNANRAFVYIRGEYPRPARRLHAAIEEARTAGYIGDDVLGSGFALEVTIHLGAGAYICGEETALLNSLEGLRGEPRIKPPFPAVAGLYAQPTIVNNVETISNLPWIVTHGGAAYDAIGPEGSRGTRLFSVSGHVERPGNYEIVMGMSWRDLIYDVGGGVRGGKALKCWIPGGASAPWLTPEHLDEPITIQACTRLGTMLGSGGIVVMDETTNVVAAALSLVRFFAHESCGKCTPCREGTSWLERILERILHGQGRMSDLELLLDVSDNISPGLRWPPTMTTICPLGPSAVSPITSIMANFRDEVVAMIGGEVPAGV; encoded by the coding sequence ATGATCGAGTCTCTCCTCACGTCACGGATGGACGCCCATCCCGCCGATTCGCACACCATCGCCCGGTACGAGGCGACCGGGGGGTATGAGGCGCTGCGCAAGGCGCTCAAGATGAAGCCGGAGGAGATCGCCGCGGAGGTCAAAGCCTCGAACCTCGCCGGCCGGGGCGGAGCCGGGTTTCCCACCGGCGTGAAGTGGGGTTTCCTCGCCCCGGCGACTCCCCGCTACCTGGTGATCAATGCCGACGAGTCCGAGCCCGGCACCTTCAAGGACCGGCAGTTGCTCGAGCGCGATCCCCATCAGTTGGTCGAAGGCATCGTCATCGCAGCTTACGCACTGAACGCCAACCGCGCCTTCGTGTACATCCGCGGCGAATATCCCCGGCCCGCCCGCCGTCTGCACGCTGCGATCGAGGAGGCGCGCACCGCCGGATACATCGGCGACGACGTGCTCGGCAGCGGCTTCGCCCTCGAGGTGACGATTCACCTCGGCGCCGGGGCGTACATCTGTGGGGAGGAAACCGCCCTGCTCAACAGCCTCGAGGGGTTGCGGGGGGAGCCGCGGATCAAGCCCCCGTTCCCGGCGGTGGCCGGCCTATACGCCCAGCCGACGATCGTCAACAACGTCGAGACGATCTCGAATCTCCCCTGGATCGTCACTCACGGGGGGGCCGCCTACGACGCCATCGGTCCCGAGGGCTCCCGTGGCACCCGGCTCTTCTCGGTGTCCGGTCATGTCGAGCGCCCCGGCAACTACGAGATCGTCATGGGGATGTCCTGGCGCGATCTCATATACGACGTGGGCGGCGGGGTGCGCGGAGGCAAGGCCCTCAAGTGCTGGATCCCCGGCGGGGCGTCGGCCCCGTGGCTGACCCCGGAGCACCTGGACGAACCCATCACGATCCAGGCGTGTACCCGGCTCGGCACCATGCTCGGCTCCGGGGGGATCGTGGTGATGGATGAGACCACCAACGTGGTCGCGGCCGCGCTCAGCCTGGTGCGCTTCTTCGCCCACGAATCGTGTGGCAAGTGCACCCCATGCCGGGAAGGCACCTCGTGGCTGGAGCGGATCCTCGAGCGGATCCTCCACGGCCAGGGCCGGATGTCCGATCTCGAGCTACTGCTGGATGTCAGCGACAACATCAGCCCCGGACTGCGGTGGCCGCCGACGATGACCACGATCTGCCCGCTGGGACCTTCGGCCGTGTCGCCGATCACTTCGATCATGGCGAACTTCCGCGACGAGGTGGTGGCGATGATCGGCGGGGAGGTGCCGGCCGGTGTCTGA
- a CDS encoding NAD(P)H-dependent oxidoreductase subunit E gives MTWSPATVERAEAIVSLYPNPRSAVMPLLYMAMHEEGRLTDEGMQEVARWTGVSSAQVLAVASFYTMYKQHVGRHLVSVCRSISCHLLDSSAVIDAVADEAGVPAGETAADGSITVETVECIGACGGAPAVQVDYEMVEGVTPDKARALVRWLLDERPETVRSDDLQERFGGARSFDWGPADSAEAVGPFPAYGPYGTVGGSR, from the coding sequence ATGACCTGGTCCCCCGCCACCGTCGAACGCGCCGAGGCGATTGTTTCGCTCTACCCGAACCCGCGGTCTGCCGTGATGCCGCTCCTTTATATGGCGATGCATGAGGAGGGGCGGCTCACCGACGAAGGGATGCAGGAGGTGGCCAGGTGGACCGGGGTTTCTTCCGCCCAGGTGCTGGCGGTGGCTTCCTTCTACACCATGTACAAGCAGCATGTGGGGCGCCACCTGGTGTCGGTGTGCCGGTCGATCTCCTGCCATCTGCTCGACTCCTCGGCGGTGATCGATGCGGTCGCCGACGAGGCGGGGGTGCCTGCGGGCGAGACGGCAGCGGACGGCTCGATCACGGTGGAGACGGTCGAATGCATCGGGGCGTGCGGCGGAGCTCCGGCGGTCCAGGTGGATTACGAGATGGTCGAAGGCGTGACCCCTGACAAGGCACGGGCCCTGGTGCGATGGCTGCTCGACGAGCGCCCTGAGACGGTGCGGTCGGACGATCTGCAGGAACGGTTCGGAGGAGCCCGCTCCTTCGACTGGGGACCAGCCGACTCCGCTGAGGCGGTGGGGCCCTTCCCGGCCTACGGGCCTTACGGCACCGTGGGAGGCTCAAGATGA
- the nuoH gene encoding NADH-quinone oxidoreductase subunit NuoH, whose translation MTSFLDGLFENVFWSAAIKVVVAFGLLVVNTLLLVWFERRVVAFMQNRIGPNRAGPFGILQTLADGLKLFFKEQITPRKVELGMYLLAPMAALLPAFLIFLVVPFGAPITIGETTVTLQGTDLNVGLLFILAMSSLAVYSIVLAGWASGSKYPLLGGVRATAQMISYEAAMGLALVPVVVLAAVNLGEGGVGSMSLATIVELQQGSFRGLIPGWFVFWLLPSFLIFLVAGVAETNRAPFDLVEAESEIVGGYHTEYSGIRFALFFLAEYVNMFNVSAIAVTLFLGGWLGPDLGLPSGLAWVMPIFWFFAKTYALLFVFVWLRATLPRMRYDQLMSFGWKRMIPFSIGWLVLFSLVMALDNFGWPVEVPEWFPWA comes from the coding sequence ATGACTTCGTTTCTCGACGGCCTGTTCGAAAATGTCTTCTGGTCGGCGGCGATCAAAGTGGTGGTGGCGTTCGGGCTGCTGGTGGTCAACACGCTGCTCCTCGTGTGGTTCGAGCGCCGGGTGGTGGCGTTCATGCAGAACCGCATCGGCCCCAACCGCGCCGGGCCCTTCGGAATCCTCCAGACCCTGGCCGACGGGCTCAAACTGTTCTTCAAGGAGCAGATCACCCCCCGCAAGGTGGAACTGGGGATGTATCTGCTGGCGCCGATGGCGGCGCTGCTCCCCGCGTTCCTCATCTTCCTGGTAGTTCCGTTTGGGGCGCCGATCACCATCGGCGAGACCACCGTGACCCTCCAGGGCACCGACCTCAATGTGGGGCTGCTGTTCATCCTGGCGATGTCGTCGCTGGCGGTGTACTCGATCGTCCTCGCCGGTTGGGCATCCGGCTCCAAGTACCCGCTGCTGGGCGGGGTGCGGGCCACCGCGCAGATGATCTCCTACGAGGCGGCGATGGGCCTGGCATTGGTGCCGGTGGTGGTGCTCGCCGCGGTCAACCTGGGCGAGGGCGGGGTGGGGTCGATGTCCCTCGCCACGATTGTCGAACTCCAGCAGGGCTCCTTCCGGGGGCTGATCCCCGGGTGGTTCGTCTTCTGGCTCCTACCCTCGTTTCTCATCTTCTTGGTGGCCGGGGTGGCCGAGACCAACCGGGCGCCCTTCGACCTGGTCGAGGCCGAGTCGGAGATCGTCGGCGGATACCACACGGAGTACTCGGGGATCAGGTTCGCCCTGTTCTTCCTCGCCGAGTACGTCAACATGTTCAACGTCTCGGCGATCGCGGTGACCCTGTTCCTGGGCGGATGGCTCGGCCCCGACCTCGGCCTGCCTTCGGGGCTTGCCTGGGTGATGCCGATCTTCTGGTTCTTCGCGAAGACCTACGCGCTGCTCTTCGTGTTCGTATGGCTGCGGGCCACCCTTCCCCGGATGCGCTACGACCAACTGATGTCCTTCGGGTGGAAGCGGATGATCCCCTTCAGCATCGGCTGGCTGGTCCTCTTCTCGCTGGTGATGGCCCTCGACAACTTCGGATGGCCAGTAGAAGTCCCGGAGTGGTTCCCATGGGCATAA
- the nuoK gene encoding NADH-quinone oxidoreductase subunit NuoK — MIVTPGWYMALAAVLFLIGASGILLRRNALVMFMSIELMLNAVNLTFVAAGRELNLIDGQISVLFVMVVAAAEVVVGLAIIVAVFRRRSTASVDELAELKG; from the coding sequence ATGATCGTCACCCCCGGCTGGTACATGGCGCTCGCCGCGGTGCTGTTCCTGATAGGCGCGTCCGGCATCCTCCTCCGCCGCAATGCCCTGGTGATGTTCATGTCGATCGAGTTGATGCTCAACGCGGTCAACCTCACCTTCGTGGCGGCCGGTCGCGAGCTGAACCTCATCGACGGCCAGATCTCGGTGCTGTTCGTGATGGTGGTGGCCGCCGCCGAGGTGGTCGTGGGCCTGGCGATCATCGTCGCGGTGTTCCGCCGCCGGAGCACCGCCTCCGTCGACGAGTTGGCGGAGTTGAAGGGCTGA